The Pirellulales bacterium genome includes a region encoding these proteins:
- a CDS encoding alkaline phosphatase family protein: MRLERLLILGLDGATYDVLLPLAEAGVMPNLRTLLRTAALANLNSTRPAITPTAWSTFLTGCGPELHGVFDYRRLDCSHSALCLQQARDLRRPSFLARALSCGAEVISLNVPMTAALDDPRGLIVGGIDWPSAEAALAPYPDFRHALRRRGIELSLDTIWERPPESLDELAIRVAATERDFLDRSAAARVADEQRPDWRLLLVQFQALDALQHRAWHLLAGVGGQAPTAWSQVLRRAFVALDAAVGELLELAQRRGAGAMVLSDHGFGPFREKISMPELLRRRGLLYDQTWSQGFLFRGHRSWLKLRKWARRHLSRDGSAASVKKSLAGLLPCDWRRTVAFSAHCNLGALVYLHGARRFGEGPLVTPAQEEQVAAEVLAALGEARHPDTDEPLFSEVFRSAQRFDCDPVEHGWPDIIGIPADGFHTRHRFDRGHKLMRPDPSLTGTHRAAGVLMLDVPGAAGGEMHEAEMRDVAPTILRLLGLPGGEEMQGQVLTGMCPSLLFDARQGTLPPSSQPLSLPDNAVDEEAAILARLRNLGYLD, translated from the coding sequence ATGAGGCTGGAGCGGCTCCTGATTCTGGGACTCGACGGCGCGACGTACGACGTGCTGTTGCCGCTGGCCGAGGCCGGAGTGATGCCGAACCTGCGGACGCTGCTGCGCACGGCGGCACTGGCCAATCTCAACTCCACGCGACCGGCCATTACACCCACGGCTTGGTCCACATTTCTCACCGGGTGTGGGCCGGAGCTGCACGGCGTGTTCGACTATCGCCGGCTCGACTGCAGCCATAGTGCCCTGTGTCTGCAGCAAGCGCGCGATTTGCGCCGGCCGAGCTTCTTGGCGCGGGCGCTGTCCTGCGGTGCTGAGGTTATCTCGCTCAACGTGCCGATGACGGCCGCCCTGGACGATCCGCGCGGATTGATTGTTGGCGGCATCGACTGGCCATCGGCCGAGGCGGCGCTCGCACCGTACCCCGACTTCCGGCACGCCCTGCGCCGTCGAGGCATCGAGCTCAGCCTGGACACGATCTGGGAACGGCCGCCGGAGTCGCTCGACGAGCTGGCGATCCGCGTGGCCGCCACCGAGCGCGATTTTCTCGACCGCAGCGCCGCCGCGCGCGTGGCCGACGAGCAGCGCCCCGATTGGCGATTGCTGCTCGTGCAGTTCCAGGCGCTCGACGCACTGCAACACCGCGCGTGGCACTTGCTGGCGGGCGTCGGCGGGCAGGCACCTACGGCCTGGAGCCAGGTACTCAGACGCGCCTTCGTCGCGCTCGACGCGGCGGTCGGCGAACTGCTCGAGCTCGCGCAACGTCGCGGCGCGGGTGCGATGGTCTTGAGCGACCACGGATTCGGCCCGTTCCGGGAAAAAATCTCGATGCCTGAGCTGCTGCGCCGGCGCGGGTTGTTGTACGACCAGACCTGGTCGCAAGGCTTTTTGTTTCGCGGCCACCGCAGCTGGCTCAAGTTGCGCAAATGGGCGCGCCGCCACCTGTCGCGCGACGGCAGCGCGGCGAGCGTCAAGAAGTCGCTGGCCGGTCTACTGCCGTGTGACTGGCGCCGCACGGTTGCGTTTTCGGCCCACTGCAATCTTGGTGCGCTGGTCTACCTGCACGGCGCCCGGCGCTTCGGCGAAGGTCCGCTCGTGACTCCGGCTCAAGAAGAGCAAGTCGCCGCCGAGGTGTTGGCCGCGCTCGGCGAGGCCCGGCACCCCGATACGGACGAGCCGCTCTTTTCCGAGGTTTTTCGGTCGGCCCAACGCTTTGACTGCGACCCGGTTGAGCACGGCTGGCCCGATATCATCGGTATTCCGGCCGACGGGTTTCACACCCGGCATCGCTTCGATCGCGGCCACAAGCTGATGCGGCCCGACCCGAGCCTGACGGGCACGCACCGTGCAGCGGGCGTGTTGATGCTCGATGTGCCCGGCGCCGCCGGCGGCGAGATGCACGAGGCGGAGATGCGTGACGTGGCCCCGACCATTCTGCGCCTGCTCGGATTGCCGGGTGGCGAGGAGATGCAGGGCCAGGTCTTGACCGGCATGTGTCCCAGCCTGCTGTTCGACGCGCGCCAGGGGACGCTGCCACCGTCGAGCCAGCCCTTGTCGCTTCCGGACAACGCAGTCGATGAAGAGGCCGCCATCTTGGCGCGGCTGCGCAACCTGGGCTACCTCGACTGA
- a CDS encoding class I SAM-dependent methyltransferase, with protein sequence MRENVRAFVELAAQVMPLAAPIYEFGAFQVPGDASGDLRGFFPGRDYVGCDMRPGPGVDRIEDLGHLQLADGSVPTAICVDTLEHVFEARRAVEELIRVLAPGGILLVAVPMEFRVHNHPADYWRFTPACIERLLAPLAASVVVWQGRDKFPHTVFGIGCRAPVATRFAEQAGQLIEAFQGWLDRQEASRPWRQRLKQVLVSPLRSREERNRAGEYYRARFVINLPQPATGEQGGFTGALVDAGQPRMAAPHGVGARARR encoded by the coding sequence ATGCGCGAGAACGTACGTGCTTTCGTCGAACTGGCAGCCCAAGTCATGCCGCTCGCGGCGCCGATCTACGAATTCGGCGCTTTCCAGGTGCCGGGCGACGCCTCGGGCGATCTCCGCGGATTCTTTCCCGGCCGGGACTACGTGGGCTGCGACATGCGACCCGGGCCGGGCGTCGACCGGATCGAAGACTTGGGCCATCTGCAATTGGCCGACGGCAGCGTGCCGACGGCCATCTGTGTCGACACGCTGGAACACGTCTTCGAGGCGCGCCGCGCGGTCGAAGAATTGATTCGCGTGCTGGCTCCTGGCGGCATCTTGCTGGTCGCGGTGCCCATGGAGTTTCGCGTGCACAATCACCCGGCCGACTACTGGCGGTTCACTCCGGCATGCATCGAGCGGCTGCTCGCGCCGCTGGCGGCTTCGGTCGTGGTGTGGCAGGGCCGCGACAAGTTCCCGCACACGGTTTTCGGCATCGGTTGTCGGGCGCCGGTCGCGACGCGGTTCGCCGAACAAGCGGGGCAACTGATCGAAGCGTTCCAAGGTTGGCTCGATCGCCAGGAAGCAAGCCGACCCTGGCGACAACGGCTCAAGCAGGTGCTTGTCTCCCCCCTGCGCAGCCGTGAAGAGCGCAACCGCGCGGGCGAGTATTACCGCGCGCGGTTTGTGATCAATTTGCCGCAACCGGCAACCGGCGAGCAAGGCGGGTTCACCGGCGCGCTGGTCGATGCGGGACAGCCGCGCATGGCCGCTCCGCATGGCGTCGGAGCGAGGGCCCGGCGATGA
- a CDS encoding glycosyltransferase family 39 protein — MRLHWIHLGALVLLSLGVQAWLLSQAATPAQDVVRVVELAQRLNQEGRAALGGEDEAAAAALLATAHVARVRALAADPNDWARTAQALAGMAVVLASVPLYALLVQLTSPRVALAGCAVMTASGTIPLLGADGQADAVHLCLALTALSAIISGLGAGGGRALGFAGLVAGVATQLRTEAWLIPPIAVAAAALLPAANWPARGQRLARVALAVGLACVVAHAATAWALGSEGSAVRLILQLSVHQQPPRARQVDRVHQQEADHQAMALRLPSGEPLALDDKERSDSRRAFGARMALAELAQELPAATGIPALLLGVAGIAIGRRNIRTALVWPFCAALTGVTLAAAAYVATRAGYLSARHLVLLAVPTALFAGLGAVALVDLTAQRSARLKVSVVAAVAASMAAPLLVAHPHASRGAHRAAGEWLRALPTSGSVLDTRGWTLLYSGRPTYRFDRAATALSDPRLRYLVVERRELVLDSARSRTLAWLVATMGRQVASFPLPHAAPTKTVEIYALYPERLAALDGVVRP; from the coding sequence ATGCGGCTGCATTGGATTCATCTCGGCGCGCTGGTACTGCTGTCGCTCGGCGTTCAAGCCTGGCTCTTGAGCCAGGCAGCAACTCCGGCGCAGGACGTCGTGCGCGTCGTCGAGCTTGCCCAGCGCTTGAATCAGGAAGGCCGCGCCGCGCTCGGCGGCGAAGACGAGGCCGCGGCCGCGGCGCTGCTGGCCACGGCGCACGTCGCGCGCGTGCGGGCCCTGGCCGCCGACCCGAACGACTGGGCACGGACCGCTCAAGCACTGGCCGGGATGGCGGTCGTGCTGGCAAGCGTGCCGCTATACGCGCTGCTCGTACAACTGACCTCGCCGCGGGTCGCGCTGGCCGGTTGCGCCGTGATGACGGCCTCGGGAACGATTCCTCTGTTGGGTGCCGACGGTCAGGCCGACGCCGTGCATCTTTGCCTGGCGCTGACGGCGCTGTCGGCGATCATATCGGGCTTGGGGGCCGGCGGCGGGCGTGCATTGGGCTTCGCCGGCCTGGTCGCCGGCGTAGCCACGCAATTGCGCACCGAGGCCTGGCTGATTCCACCAATCGCGGTCGCGGCCGCAGCGCTCTTGCCGGCGGCGAACTGGCCGGCGCGGGGGCAGCGCCTGGCGCGCGTGGCGCTGGCGGTTGGGCTGGCATGCGTCGTGGCTCACGCAGCGACGGCCTGGGCGCTCGGTTCCGAGGGTTCGGCTGTGCGACTGATCTTGCAGTTGTCGGTCCATCAACAGCCTCCGCGAGCACGCCAGGTCGATCGGGTGCACCAGCAGGAAGCCGATCACCAGGCGATGGCGCTGCGGCTTCCCAGCGGCGAGCCCCTGGCGCTCGACGACAAAGAGCGCAGCGATAGCCGCCGGGCCTTTGGGGCGCGCATGGCGCTGGCCGAACTGGCTCAGGAATTGCCTGCGGCGACCGGCATTCCGGCATTGTTGCTGGGGGTCGCGGGAATCGCGATCGGCCGTCGCAACATTCGCACTGCGCTTGTGTGGCCGTTTTGCGCTGCCTTGACGGGCGTCACGCTGGCAGCCGCTGCCTACGTGGCCACGCGCGCCGGATATCTGTCGGCCAGGCACCTGGTGCTGTTGGCCGTGCCCACGGCGCTGTTCGCGGGGCTCGGCGCGGTGGCGCTCGTCGACTTAACCGCGCAGCGTAGCGCGAGGCTGAAGGTTTCCGTCGTGGCGGCCGTGGCCGCGTCGATGGCGGCTCCCCTGTTGGTCGCGCATCCGCACGCCAGTCGCGGTGCGCATCGCGCTGCGGGCGAGTGGCTGCGAGCACTGCCCACCTCGGGCAGCGTGCTCGATACCCGCGGCTGGACTTTGTTGTACTCGGGCCGACCCACCTACCGGTTCGACCGCGCGGCCACGGCACTGTCCGACCCGCGCTTGCGTTACCTGGTTGTCGAGCGGCGTGAGCTGGTGCTCGATAGCGCTCGTAGCCGGACCTTGGCGTGGCTCGTAGCGACGATGGGCCGGCAGGTCGCCAGCTTCCCGTTGCCCCACGCGGCCCCCACGAAGACCGTCGAAATCTATGCCCTGTATCCCGAACGCCTGGCGGCGCTGGACGGCGTCGTCCGGCCCTGA
- a CDS encoding alpha/beta fold hydrolase, whose product MPRRTDWMPILAALASLSMMGQAAAVEQANFDSAGVKIRYTIDGPADGEPVLLIHGYSASGALNWRLPGVIAALADEYRVITLDNRGHGGSDKPLAPKAYGAEMEQDAIRLLDHLHIDQAHFVGYSMGGMITLKALAEHPERVRSAVVGGMGWREPPTETGWLEALRGEADAATPLAACMRGFLGLTITREQLEGIRVPFICVVGDQDRLIDGVRRLHEVRGDVPVIEVPGATHTTCVMRPELRKAIREFLDSHRMAAAN is encoded by the coding sequence GTGCCACGTCGAACCGACTGGATGCCAATTCTCGCCGCGCTCGCGAGTCTATCGATGATGGGTCAGGCGGCGGCGGTCGAGCAGGCGAATTTTGACTCGGCCGGCGTGAAGATTCGCTACACGATCGACGGCCCAGCCGATGGCGAACCCGTGCTGTTGATCCACGGCTATTCGGCCTCGGGCGCGCTCAACTGGCGGTTGCCCGGCGTGATTGCGGCCCTGGCCGACGAGTACCGCGTGATCACGTTGGACAATCGCGGGCACGGCGGCAGCGACAAACCGCTCGCGCCGAAGGCCTACGGCGCCGAGATGGAGCAGGACGCCATCCGGCTGCTCGATCACCTGCACATCGATCAGGCGCACTTCGTCGGCTATTCGATGGGCGGCATGATCACGCTCAAGGCGCTGGCCGAGCATCCCGAACGTGTGCGCAGCGCCGTCGTCGGCGGCATGGGTTGGCGCGAGCCGCCCACGGAGACCGGCTGGCTCGAGGCGCTGCGCGGCGAGGCTGACGCCGCGACTCCGTTGGCGGCCTGCATGCGCGGATTTCTCGGCCTGACGATCACGCGCGAGCAGCTCGAGGGCATTCGCGTACCGTTCATCTGCGTGGTGGGCGACCAGGACCGCCTGATCGACGGCGTCCGGCGCCTGCACGAGGTGCGCGGCGATGTGCCGGTCATCGAGGTGCCCGGCGCTACGCACACGACCTGTGTGATGCGTCCCGAGCTGCGGAAGGCGATCCGCGAGTTTTTGGACAGCCACCGGATGGCGGCGGCGAATTAA
- a CDS encoding DMT family protein, which yields MSIYAQTVLLLLCSNVFMTFAWYAHLKNLATAPWYLAALASWGVALIEYLFQVPANRIGYTALSLGQLKILQEVITLSVFVPFSVVYMREGLKLDYLWAGLCLLGAVFFMFRGQ from the coding sequence ATGTCGATCTATGCCCAAACGGTGCTGCTGTTGCTCTGTTCGAACGTCTTCATGACGTTTGCCTGGTACGCGCATCTGAAGAACCTGGCCACGGCGCCCTGGTATCTTGCCGCGCTGGCCAGTTGGGGCGTCGCGCTCATCGAATACCTGTTCCAGGTGCCGGCCAATCGCATCGGCTATACGGCGCTGTCGCTCGGGCAGCTCAAGATCCTCCAAGAGGTCATCACCCTGAGCGTGTTTGTGCCGTTTTCGGTCGTGTACATGCGCGAAGGGCTCAAGCTCGACTACCTGTGGGCCGGGTTGTGCCTGCTCGGCGCGGTGTTTTTCATGTTCCGTGGGCAGTAA
- the gltX gene encoding glutamate--tRNA ligase, with the protein MTVRTRFAPSPTGYLHIGGVRTALFCWLFSRRHGGKFILRIDDTDQVRNVDAALAPILHGFRWLGIDWDEGPEVGGPHAPYFQSQRLPRYQAEAARLLASGHAYRDYATPEELQAEREQAQAEKRPFLYSRRWMAATPQDAERFEAEGRAGVVRLKMPREGTLVLDDLVRGRVEFDWAREQDHVIQRSDGTCLYHLASVVDDFDYEITHVVRSEEHLSNTPRQVYIAQSLGYPLPQYAHLPYVAEPGSKNKLSKRKLEKYLKNPDFATINDHGRKIAEALGLTVSAETFNPVIVDFYEQVGYLPHAVLNYLLLLGWSLDDRTEFLSREEMIANFSLDRVTKAPASLDTKKLWSFQDHWMRELPLAAKVDMMLPFMQRAGLIADPAPAEDVALLSRVVEASGDRIKVAGDVLAYAGFFFCDELHYEERDFDKRIRAAGAPERLAQFREQLAAVAPFEVADLETALNAFVAAQGIKPGDIVHAVRVAVTGKGVGPGLFDCLAILGREKCLARIDRALARAAG; encoded by the coding sequence ATGACCGTCCGTACGCGATTTGCCCCCAGTCCGACCGGCTATCTGCACATCGGCGGCGTGCGCACGGCGCTGTTTTGCTGGCTGTTCTCGCGGCGGCATGGCGGCAAATTCATCCTCCGCATCGACGATACCGACCAGGTCCGCAACGTCGACGCGGCCCTGGCGCCCATCCTCCACGGCTTCCGCTGGCTGGGCATCGACTGGGACGAAGGGCCGGAAGTCGGCGGGCCGCACGCGCCCTACTTCCAGTCGCAGCGTCTGCCGCGCTATCAGGCCGAAGCGGCCCGGCTGCTGGCCTCGGGCCATGCCTATCGCGACTATGCGACTCCCGAAGAGTTGCAGGCCGAGCGCGAGCAGGCCCAGGCCGAAAAGCGGCCCTTCCTGTACAGCCGCCGTTGGATGGCCGCTACGCCGCAAGACGCCGAGCGCTTCGAGGCCGAGGGCCGCGCGGGCGTCGTGCGGCTCAAAATGCCCCGTGAGGGTACCCTCGTGCTCGACGACCTGGTGCGGGGCCGAGTCGAGTTCGATTGGGCCCGCGAGCAGGATCATGTGATCCAGCGCTCCGACGGGACGTGCCTGTACCACCTGGCAAGCGTCGTCGACGACTTCGACTATGAGATCACGCACGTGGTCCGTTCCGAGGAGCATCTTTCGAACACACCGCGGCAGGTGTACATCGCCCAGTCGTTGGGCTACCCACTGCCGCAATATGCCCATCTGCCGTACGTCGCCGAGCCGGGCAGCAAGAACAAGCTCAGCAAGCGCAAGCTCGAGAAGTATCTCAAGAATCCCGATTTCGCGACCATCAACGACCACGGCCGCAAGATTGCCGAGGCCCTGGGCCTGACCGTTTCGGCGGAGACGTTCAATCCGGTGATCGTCGATTTCTATGAACAGGTCGGCTATCTGCCGCACGCCGTCTTGAACTACCTCCTGCTGTTGGGCTGGTCGCTCGACGATCGCACCGAGTTTCTGTCGCGCGAAGAGATGATCGCCAATTTCTCGTTGGACCGCGTCACCAAGGCCCCCGCCAGTCTCGACACCAAGAAGCTTTGGTCGTTCCAGGATCACTGGATGCGCGAATTGCCGCTCGCCGCGAAGGTGGACATGATGCTGCCCTTCATGCAGCGGGCCGGGCTGATTGCCGATCCTGCGCCTGCGGAAGACGTCGCGCTGCTGTCGCGCGTCGTGGAGGCCTCCGGCGATCGGATCAAGGTGGCGGGTGACGTGCTGGCGTATGCCGGATTCTTTTTCTGCGACGAGCTGCACTATGAAGAACGCGATTTCGACAAGCGGATCCGCGCGGCGGGCGCCCCCGAACGGCTCGCCCAGTTCCGCGAGCAGCTCGCCGCCGTGGCGCCGTTCGAAGTCGCCGATCTCGAAACGGCGCTCAATGCGTTTGTTGCCGCCCAAGGCATCAAGCCGGGCGATATCGTGCACGCCGTGCGCGTCGCCGTGACCGGCAAGGGCGTCGGCCCGGGCCTGTTCGATTGCCTGGCGATCTTGGGACGCGAAAAGTGCCTGGCTCGCATCGATCGAGCCTTGGCCCGGGCAGCCGGTTGA